From the genome of Colletotrichum higginsianum IMI 349063 chromosome 4, whole genome shotgun sequence, one region includes:
- a CDS encoding Acetylserotonin methytransferase-like protein: MGEAKNSSDHPPEYVKASEHLNRPRAPSAAAGGPGPRGPLPLNLPIISYLKSKRVILASASPRRRALLAQVGLTGLEITPSTKPEDLDKSAYGPYEYVSETARKKCLDVYETALQTHLASIPDPDVVIAADTVIVTRDGRVLEKPRSEAEHIKMLRHLRDTRVHRVLTSVCVIAPREDARSPGYEISIHTEETKVYFAQETNGLPDDVIDAYVKTREGADKAGGYAVQGIGGMLLVEKIEGSFDNVVGLPVRQTLALAEKVVFKQGGDEVDEEEEEDLM, from the coding sequence ATGGGAGAAGCAAAAAATTCCTCCGATCACCCGCCGGAATACGTCAAGGCCAGCGAGCACCTCAACCGGCCCCGggcgccgtccgccgccgccggtggtCCCGGCCCGCGGGGGCCGCTTCCCCTCAACCTCCCCATCATCTCCTACCTCAAGTCCAAGCGCGTGAtcctcgcctcggcctcgccgcggcggcgcgcccTCCTTGCCCAGGTCGGCCTGACGGGCCTCGAAATCACACCCTCGACGAAacccgaggacctcgacaagTCGGCTTACGGGCCCTACGAGTACGTCTCCGAGACGGCGCGGAAGAAGTGCCTCGACGTGTACGAGACGGCGCTGCAGACGCACCTCGCCTCGATCCCGGACCCGGACGttgtcatcgccgccgacaccgtcatcgtcacccgTGATGGCCGCGTGCTGGAGAAGCCGCGCAGCGAGGCCGAGCACATCAAGATGCTGCGCCACTTAAGAGACACCCGCGTGCACCGCGTCCTGACCTCTGTGTGCGTCATCGCGCCACGGGAGGACGCGCGGTCGCCGGGCTACGAGATTTCCATCCATACCGAGGAGACCAAGGTGTATTTTGCGCAGGAGACCAACGGCCTGCCGGACGACGTGATTGACGCGTACGTTAAGACGAGAGAAGGTGCCGATAAGGCGGGCGGGTACGCGGTGCagggcatcggcggcatgtTGCTCGTCGAGAAGATCGAGGGCAGCTTTGATAACGTGGTCGGCTTGCCCGTGAGGCAGACGCTCGCGCTGGCAGAGAAGGTCGTGTTCAAGCAGGGCGGAGATGAAgtggacgaagaggaggaggaagattTGATGTGA
- a CDS encoding helix-loop-helix DNA-binding domain-containing protein, whose translation MRREGPDLRDIPPWCETACDRAKHTPHLPLPDIKPDHHTTAYEIDPTDSKHTCIGTAADCACIMSSPNKSNSPSAPADAEQPEEKPRLTEAEKKQNHIASEQKRRQAIREGFDRLTELVPGLEGQGRSEGLVLKKTVEFMKEQLRQRQELVDRIESTGGEVDEKYKRPLFHQQANSTSSRTR comes from the exons ATGCGGAGGGAGGGACCTGATCTCAGAGACATCCCGCCTTGGTGCGAAACAGCATGTGATCGTGCAAAACACACACcacatcttcctcttcccgaCATTAAGCCAGACCACCACACTACTGCCTATGAAATTGACCCTACTGACAGCAAACACACTTGTATCGGAACAGCAGCCGATTGCGCCTGCATCATGTCTTCCCCAAATAAGTCAAATTCCCCGTCAGCTCCGGCAGATGCCGAGCAGCCAGAAGAGAAGCCGCGCCTCACcgaggcggagaagaagcagaaccACATTGCGTCTG AACAGAAGCGACGTCAGGCCATCCGTGAGGGCTTCGATCGGCTAACGGAGCTGGTGCCAGGTCTGGAGGGCCAGGGCCGCTCCGAGGGTCTCGTGCTGAAGAAGACGGTTGAATTCATGAAGGAGCAGCTCAGGCAGCGCCAGGAACTGGTGGACCGCATCGAGAgcaccggcggcgaagtCGACGAGAAGTATAAGCG GCCGCTATTTCATCAGCAGGCGAACAGCACCTCCAGCAGGACGAGGTGA
- a CDS encoding Threonyl-tRNA synthetase, whose product MLPARAVRPALRTLPSLRNPLLRRQCLPRQWYSDKKPTATPATTSAAEDDLPDHRKLGIQQELFTTSVYSPGSPIFLPNGTRVFNRLVDFLRRQYVHYGFDEVITPNIYKKSLWEVSGHLQNYADDMYTVTSRARAPEEKAASCCDAGSRDPPHEGSGEAARMAEGEDDDYGLKPMNCPGHCLIFASKNRSYRDLPIRYADFSPLHRNEISGALSGLTRVRRFHQDDGHIFCRPIQIRDEVFKTLDFMKTVYGALGLDYFDFALSTRPPDHYIGTDAEWERAEAQLRDALEQAGLKYTIKEGDGAFYGPKIDVMLHDSHGKSHQAGTIQLDFQLPQRFNLEYQAPAPKSEAQGLPLEKADPVELETYGPVAPVMVHRAILGSVERLMALLIEEYKGKWPFWLNPRQCAILTLNDTEPIMQWASEIKDVLTGHDRVRDSNKPRQPRPTGFAVEIDASPRSLAKKLAEAREKGFGVIAVVGKQNVQNGTVTVNVSDRSSTKEAGDNKKAREDMTPVDLREKMQEMVATYQ is encoded by the coding sequence ATGCTTCCCGCACGGGCTGTCCGACCAGCTCTCCGTACGCTACCGAGCCTTCGAAACCCGTTGCTGAGACGGCAATGCCTTCCGAGACAATGGTACTCCGACAAGAAACCCACCGCGACTCCGGCCACAACCTCCGCTGCCGAAGATGACCTCCCCGACCACCGAAAGCTGGGCATCCAACAGGAGCTCTTCACCACCTCCGTCTACAGCCCGGGCTCGCCAATCTTCCTCCCGAACGGCACGCGCGTATTCAACCGCTTGGTGGACTTTTTGCGGCGGCAATATGTTCACTACGGTttcgacgaggtcatcacGCCAAACATCTACAAAAAGTCTCTCTGGGAGGTGTCGGGCCACTTGCAAAACTACGCTGACGACATGTACACCGTCACCAGCCGCGCGCGCGCccccgaggagaaggcggcaAGCTGTTGCGACGCTGGCAGCAGGGACCCGCCGCACGAGGGCAGTGGTGAGGCGGCCCGgatggccgagggcgaggacgacgactACGGCCTCAAGCCCATGAATTGCCCGGGCCACTGCCTTATCTTCGCCTCCAAGAACAGAAGCTACCGCGACCTTCCAATCCGCTACGCCGACTTCAGCCCGCTACACCGCAACGAGATCTCGGGCGCGCTTAGCGGCCTGACGCGGGTGCGTCGCTTCCACCAGGACGACGGCCATATCTTCTGCCGGCCGATCCAGATTCGGGACGAGGTGTTCAAGACACTCGACTTCATGAAAACGGTGTACGGCGCGCTGGGACTGGACTACTTCGACTTCGCGTTgtcgacgcggccgccggACCATTACATTGGCACCGATGCCGAATGGGAGCGGGCGGAGGCACAGTTGCGCGATGCGCTGGAGCAGGCCGGGCTCAAATACACCATCAAGGAAGGGGATGGTGCTTTCTACGGCCCCAAGATCGATGTCATGCTTCATGACTCTCACGGGAAGTCGCATCAGGCCGGTACGATCCAGCTCGACTTCCAGCTTCCGCAGAGATTCAATCTCGAGTACCAAGCGCCGGCGCCCAAGTCGGAGGCTCAGGGGTTGCCGCTGGAGAAGGCCGACCCTGTCGAGCTCGAGACTTACGGGCCCGTGGCACCCGTCATGGTCCACCGAGCCATTCTGGGCTCGGTCGAGCGTTTGATGGCGTTGCTGATCGAGGAGTACAAGGGCAAATGGCCATTCTGGCTGAACCCGCGCCAGTGCGCCATCCTAACCCTAAACGACACGGAACCCATAATGCAGTGGGCGTCCGAGATCAAGGATGTCCTGACGGGACATGACCGCGTGAGGGACTCGAACAAGCCAAGACAGCCGCGCCCGACGGGTTTCGCAGTCGAAATTGACGCGAGTCCGCGGTCATTGGCAAAGAAactggccgaggcgagggagaaaggattcggcgtcatcgccgtGGTGGGGAAGCAAAACGTGCAAAACGGGACCGTAACCGTCAACGTGAGTGACCGGTCGTCGACCAAGGAAGCCGGCGATAACAAGAAGGCGCGCGAGGACATGACGCCTGTAGATCTGCGCGAGAAGATGCAAGAAATGGTGGCGACGTACCAATAG
- a CDS encoding Aldehyde dehydrogenase, protein MLTQTNGTSTQGGYTVPFFIDGEKVIPDKTFDVVSPATGIAVHKCGSATEKDALAAVDSAAKAFKSWKKTTLIQRRDIFLKAAAIMESRKEELARIMSEETGAAAGWSEFILGLGIGCIKDVGGRLVTVEGSVPATNDPNISALVLKEPYGVVLAIAPWNAPFILGARSIAFPIAAGNTAILKASEFSPRTLVEMVSCFHEAGLPKGVLNVIVHEPVNAAAITTSLIAHPEVKKINFTGSTVVGRIIAKQAGEYLKPVLLELGGKAPAIVWEDADLDLAADQCAIGSFLHGGQICMSTERIIVHKKVSEQFQAKLSASIEKIFPTTSDAPVLINTVAVEKNKKLIKDAVGKGASVIAGNVDAKETSKTRLRPIVIKNVSTDMDIYKTESFGPSVSFFEVETEEEALAIANDTEYGLTSAVFTEDLRTGLRFAKEIESGAVHINNMTVHDESGLPHGGVKSSGFGRFNSTGLEEWVRTKTITFRN, encoded by the exons ATGTTAACTCAAACTAACGGTACCTCGACACAAGGGGGATACACTGTCCcgttcttcatcgacggTGAAAAGGTAATCCCTGATAAAACTTTCGACGTAGTCTCTCCCGCCACCGGAATTGCTGTCCACAAATGTGGCAGCGCGACTGAGAAAGATGCACTCGCGGCAGTTGACTCTGCTGCCAAGGCATTCAAGAGCTGGAAGAAGACAACGTTGATTCAGCGTCGAGACATCTTCCTAAAGGCTGCTGCCATAATGGAGAGCCGAAAGGAAGAGCTGGCTCGCATCATGTCTGAAGAGaccggcgctgctgctggatgGTCCGAATTTATCTTGGGGCTAGGCATTGGTTGCATCAAGGACGTTGGCGGGCGCCTCGTCACAGTGGAGGGCTCCGTGCCAGCAACGAACGATCCTAACATCAGCGCACTCGTTCTGAAGGAGCCTTACGGGGTCGTTCTTGCGATTGCGCCCTG GAATGCCCCCTTCATCCTCGGAGCACGATCAATAGCATTCCCTATCGCAGCTGGCAACACCGCCATTCTCAAGGCCTCGGAGTTTTCACCAAGGACACTTGTCGAGATGGTGTCTTGCTTTCATGAGGCTGGCCTGCCCAAGGGAGTCCTGAACGTGATTGTTCACGAGCCTGTCAACGCCGCGGCCATCACGACATCTCTGATCGCCCACCCTGAAGTCAAGAAGATCAACTTCACCGGTAGCACCGTCGTCGGGCGCATCATCGCCAAGCAGGCAGGAGAGTACTTGAAGCCCGTCTTGCTGGAATTGGGAGGCAAGGCCCCAGCCATCGTGTGGGAGGACGCCGATCTCGACCTGGCTGCGGATCAATGCGCAATCGGCTCTTTTCTCCACGGAGGTCAAATTTGCATGAGCACGGAGCGAATCATTGTTCACAAGAAGGTCAGCGAGCAGTTCCAGGCCAAGCTGTCTGCCTCAATCGAGAAGATCTTCCCGACAACATCCGATGCGCCGGTTCTCATCAACACAGTCGCCGTtgagaagaacaagaaacTCATCAAGGATGCTGTCGGCAAGGGCGCCTCCGTTATCGCTGGCAACGTCGATGCCAAGGAGACGTCCAAGACGAGGTTGCGGCCAATCGTCATCAAGAACGTGAGCACTGACATGGACATCTATAAGACCGAGTCTTTCGGGCCATCCGTGTCGTTCTTTGAGGTCGAGACCGAAGAGGAGGCTCTGGCGATCGCCAACGATACAGAGTACGGCCTGACATCTGCTGTATTTACGGAGGATCTGCGCACCGGTCTGCGGTTTGCCAAGGAGATTGAATCAGGCGCCGTCCACATCAACAACATGACTGTTCACGATGAGAGCGGCCTGCCTCATGGTGGTGTCAAGTCCAGCGGCTTTGGCAGGTTTAACTCGACTGGTTTGGAGGAGTGGGTGAGAACCAAGACGATTACGTTCCGGAACTGA